From the Mustelus asterias chromosome 14, sMusAst1.hap1.1, whole genome shotgun sequence genome, one window contains:
- the map3k19 gene encoding mitogen-activated protein kinase kinase kinase 19 isoform X5, with protein sequence MSRNKTLAPEKSSLVRQSDGTNSKFQRLTQGQQILLDFNIGKNALEEMICSHNGLETSCTSSALANPWKGLGEKLRHSSLPDETLLASMKRRRPSSLNVFTRRNKKVKNVPSIEETTGMQGSQAEPNISNTEIHLDSSQDSQAYIRQRLKKQVAADSKSSSDTLKISLPQLSTSSTKSPAPVRLLQLEDKRMTDKQNESDISNTTAVTLPSKQYPYSLLPYESFTKEKGLNRQSLASTLKQKTSNESSSASAPSNQRSFNVDECPEHTYGHELEHLDVQQSETGLDIENNDKLILSLPMPLSNCMNCVTASMKINNEGLGQEMAKYLCPKDVTHIMRSENSTECTSVGSDKKHKCEEPEIVGRNLTNGEVFDAGSCNDDIVLLDGILCSKLNLETRKHLVKENMSTIVLNSVGVDPIQNTHLQNAHNMEILADEVLPSLQEIIPNDNLLEEEKARESISHKGIAQNLADNFRQNAAVPKQIVGTKCTTYIKEKYMAHKDINTDLKCNSAMHVTMSKQSPTKAHHFSKKIPVKVKNTSYSMSYNANHSFNILAWKEKEEKSKINCANQRNISILERKKSSSKSLQCHLIPTQSWTKKSTLVPTTHLLKYKKDLCLPSLENPDLHQVSSKVQTKEQGGIKHLLKNGSVSIEQDLPHIRRISDRLNNSPILRIPRSHSTNDFSVLKYSDMFQEINPTEKGPGIYEMFGTPVYSIIRKSTTSIINNQVIHSAPPKRRVCKNSKPNQRIAKGSAKNTKQNLNAKHKKNHTNVKQENVDLKQENVDASQGGEKTAPLFNSDEGQENVIISQHNWHIKTSRNKELFSELNNQEDNGHLSGNSESLHSLPDYEAHLDNQYLSTIMEVSLKQTSDKPDISEDDEAICKESYSTSVNGNLHNNTTDQCKPSMLPKTKSTDYIAADVCELQQHLSKRHGDVKTSEFVECQGTMDASKSTTASSNKLNWDVIEDETESTVLCTDEDQVKATSPIVKTISSPGLNHTSLPVQPLINTWTTEKTCPAHFLECDSQDSLTDELLSCLASALLLEEKNTCANNVEVTKHVLQKEDDSTNSLFQNGNGKMMHEKSLQSAGYTVAKLFKTSSRPNSSLGHSIKSECSSSCEDAIIWTKGNVLGKGAYGTVYCGLTSQGQLIAVKQVSLDATNQIAAEKEYQKLEEEIELLKNLKHVNIVSFLGTNLEANVVSIFMEFVPGGSIAGVISRFGPLPEPVCCTYTKQILKGVDYLHDNRVIHRDIKGNNVMLMPNGVIKLIDFGCAKRMTCVNMSDPHSEMLKSMHGTPYWMAPEVINETGHGKKSDIWSLGCTVFEMASGKPPLAHMDKMAAMFYIGAHRGLMPTLPKEFSENARDFVHICLTSDQHERPSAKQLLQHPFIVKKQKQPLREDKIISGNNFKQQSSGPQEYSVTRKNK encoded by the exons CACATCTTCTGCATTGGCAAATCCATGGAAAGGACTTGGAGAAAAATTACGTCATTCATCACTTCCAGATGAAACACTACTTGCTTCAATGAAGCGAAGGAGGCCATCTTCATTAAATGTATTTACCAGAAGGAACAAGAAGGTTAAAAATGTGCCCAGTATTGAAGAGACCACTGGAATGCAGGGCTCACAAGCTGAACCAAATATTAGTAACACTGAAATACATCTGGATTCCTCGCAGGACTCTCAAGCTTATATTCGGCAAA GGTTAAAAAAACAAGTGGCAGCAGATTCAAAGAGTAGCAGTGACACACTCAAG ATTTCTTTACCGCAACTGAGCACCAGCAGTACAAAGTCTCCAGCTCCTGTGCGACTTCTCCAATTAGAGGATAAAAGAATGACTGATAAACAAAATGAAAGTGATATCTCCAATACCACTGCAGTAACATTGCCTTCAAAACAATACCCATATTCTTTATTGCCATATGAATCATTCACAAAGGAAAAAGGATTGAATAGACAATCCTTAGCATCAACTCTCAAACAAAAAACTTCAAATGAATCCTCTAGTGCCAGTGCACCCAGCAACCAAAGATCCTTCAATGTGGATGAATGTCCTGAACACACATATGGCCATGAACTAGAGCACTTGGATGTACAGCAATCAGAAACAGGACttgacattgaaaataatgacaaGCTAATTTTATCTCTTCCTATGCCTCTCAGTAATTGTATGAACTGTGTAACTGCTAGTATGAAAATTAACAATGAAGGACTCGGTCAAGAAATGGCTAAATATTTGTGTCCAAAGGATGTCACTCATATAATGCGATCAGAAAATAGTACAGAATGCACTTCAGTAGGATCAGATAAAAAACATAAATGTGAAGAACCTGAAATTGTAGGAAGAAACTTAACAAATGGAGAAGTATTTGATGCTGGTTCCTGCAATGATGATATTGTATTATTGGATGGAATTCTGTGCAGCAAGCTGAATTTAGAGACTAGGAAGCACCTTGTTAAAGAAAATATGAGTACCATTGTTCTTAATTCTGTAGGTGTGGACCCAATTCAAAACACACATTTGCAGAATGCACACAACATGGAAATATTAGCTGATGAGGTCCTTCCAAGCCTTCAGGAGATCATACCGAATGATAATCTGCTTGAAGAAGAAAAAGCAAGAGAAAGTATAAGCCACAAAGGCATAGCTCAAAATCTAGCAGATAATTTTCGACAGAATGCAGCTGTACCAAAACAGATTGTAGGGACAAAATGTACCACTtatataaaagaaaaatacatGGCACATAAGGATATTAACACTGACTTAAAATGTAATTCTGCCATGCATGTCACAATGTCAAAACAATCACCTACCAAAGCACACCATTTCTCAAAAAAAATTCCTGTTAAAGTGAAAAACACCAGTTATAGCATGTCTTACAATGCCAACCATAGCTTCAATATTTTAGCATGGAAAGAGAAAGAGGAAAAGAGCAAGATTAATTGTGCCAATCAAAGGAATATCTCAATTCTAGAAAGAAAAAAATCTAGTTCCAAGTCATTACAGTGCCACCTCATTCCAACACAAAGTTGGACAAAGAAAAGCACACTTGTGCCAACTACTCATTTACTAAAATATAAAAAAGATCTATGCCTTCCTTCACTGGAGAATCCTGATCTGCACCAAGTTTCATCAAAAGTACAAACAAAAGAACAAGGTGGAATTAAGCACCTCTTGAAAAATGGATCAGTTTCTATTGAACAAGATCTTCCACATATCCGCAGAATTTCAGATAGACTTAACAATTCACCAATTCTAAGGATTCCAAGATCACATTCCACTAatgatttctcagtgttgaaataTAGTGATATGTTTCAGGAAATAAATCCAACTGAGAAAGGCCCAGGAATTTATGAAATGTTTGGCACTCCAGTGTATTCTATAATACGAAAGTCCACAACATCTATAATTAATAACCAAGTTATTCATTCTGCACCACCTAAAAGGCGAGTATGCAAGAATTCAAAGCCaaatcaaagaattgcaaaaggtAGTGCAAAGAATACAAAACAAAATCTGAATGCTAAACACAAGAAAAATCACACAAATGTAAAACAGGAGAATGTCGATTTAAAACAGGAGAATGTAGATGCATCAcaaggtggagagaaaacagccCCTTTGTTCAACAGCGATGAAGGACAAGAAAATGTGATCATTTCTCAACACAATTGGCACATAAAAACTTCTAGGAACAAGGAGTTGTTCTCTGAATTAAATAACCAGGAAGATAATGGTCATCTCTCAGGTAACTCTGAGTCCCTTCATTCATTACCAGATTATGAAGCTCACCTAGATAACCAATATTTGTCAACCATTATGGAAGTTTCACTGAAACAAACTTCAGATAAACCTGACATTTCAGAGGACGATGAAGCTATTTGTAAAGAATCATATAGTACTTCTGTTAATGGAAATTTACACAATAATACAACTGATCAGTGTAAGCCCTCAATGCTTCCAAAAACTAAGAGCACCGATTATATTGCTGCTGATGTATGTGAGTTACAACAGCATCTGAGTAAGAGACACGGTGATGTTAAAACAAGTGAATTTGTAGAATGTCAAGGGACTATGGATGCAAGCAAGTCTACAACTGCTTCGTCCAATAAACTTAACTGGGATGTTATAGAGGATGAAACAGAGTCTACTGTCTTATGTACTGATGAAGATCAAGTTAAAGCCACTTCTCCTATCGTAAAAACTATTTCAAGCCCAGGTTTGAATCATACAAGCTTACCAGTTCAACCACTGATTAACACATGGACAACAGAAAAAACATGCCCAGCACATTTCTTAGAATGTGATAGTCAAGACAGTCTTACAGATGAGTTGCTTAGTTGTCTGGCATCAGCATTGTTGCTAGAAGAAAAAAATACTTGTGCCAACAATGTAGAAGTGACCAAACATGTACTACAAAAGGAAGATGATAGCACGAATAGTTTGTTTCAAAATGGAAATGGAAAGATGATGCATGAAAAGAGCCTTCAG AGTGCTGGATATACAGTTGCAAAACTATTTAAGACTTCTAGCAGGCCAAACAGTTCACTTGGTCACTCCATAAAATCTGAATGTAGCTCCAGTTGTGAGGATGCCATCATATGGACCAAAGGCAATGTGCTTGGCAAAGGAGCCTATGGCACA GTGTATTGTGGTCTAACCAGTCAAGGTCAATTGATTGCTGTTAAACAGGTTTCTTTGGATGCAACAAATCAAATTGCAGCAGAAAAGGAATATCAGAAATTAGAAGAGGAAATAGAGCTACTTAAAAACCTAAAACATGTCAACATTGTGAGCTTTCTAGGTACAAACCTAGAAGCTAATGTTGTCAGCATTTTCATGGAGTTTGTTCCTGGTGGTTCCATTGCTGGTGTCATCAGTCGATTTGGGCCATTGCCAGAGCCTGTTTGTTGTACTTATACCAAACAAATTTTAAAAGGAGTGGACTATTTACATGATAACAGGGTGATTCACAGAGATATAAAAGGAAACAATGTCATGCTTATGCCCAATGGTGTGATCAAACTTATTGACTTTGGATGTGCTAAACGCATGACTTGTGTGAATATGAGTGATCCACACAGTGAAATGTTAAAATCAATGCATGGAACTCCTTACTGGATGGCACCTGAAGTGATTAATGAGACTGGACATGGCAAGAAATCTGATATTTGGAGTTTAGGCTGTACGGTGTTTGAAATGGCATCAGGGAAGCCACCTTTGGCTCATATGGACAAAATGGCAGCCATGTTTTACATTGGAGCACATCGAGGTCTGATGCCTACCCTACCTAAGGAGTTCTCCGAGAATGCAAGAGACTTTGTACATATTTGTCTAACAAG TGACCAGCACGAACGCCCTTCAGCAAAACAGCTCCTTCAGCATCCATTCAttgtaaagaaacaaaagcagcCATTACGGGAAGATAAAATTATTAGCGGAAACAATTTCAAGCAGCAAAGCTCTGGACCTCAGGAATATTCTGTAACAAGGAAAAACAAATGA
- the map3k19 gene encoding mitogen-activated protein kinase kinase kinase 19 isoform X4 translates to MKSAVLWIDSEQFEVRTASQNIKDSGKATNSRFPFSDRRLVTPYETHVKNTGREQQSDVIPNQLSLQGQQILLDFNIGKNALEEMICSHNGLETSCTSSALANPWKGLGEKLRHSSLPDETLLASMKRRRPSSLNVFTRRNKKVKNVPSIEETTGMQGSQAEPNISNTEIHLDSSQDSQAYIRQRLKKQVAADSKSSSDTLKISLPQLSTSSTKSPAPVRLLQLEDKRMTDKQNESDISNTTAVTLPSKQYPYSLLPYESFTKEKGLNRQSLASTLKQKTSNESSSASAPSNQRSFNVDECPEHTYGHELEHLDVQQSETGLDIENNDKLILSLPMPLSNCMNCVTASMKINNEGLGQEMAKYLCPKDVTHIMRSENSTECTSVGSDKKHKCEEPEIVGRNLTNGEVFDAGSCNDDIVLLDGILCSKLNLETRKHLVKENMSTIVLNSVGVDPIQNTHLQNAHNMEILADEVLPSLQEIIPNDNLLEEEKARESISHKGIAQNLADNFRQNAAVPKQIVGTKCTTYIKEKYMAHKDINTDLKCNSAMHVTMSKQSPTKAHHFSKKIPVKVKNTSYSMSYNANHSFNILAWKEKEEKSKINCANQRNISILERKKSSSKSLQCHLIPTQSWTKKSTLVPTTHLLKYKKDLCLPSLENPDLHQVSSKVQTKEQGGIKHLLKNGSVSIEQDLPHIRRISDRLNNSPILRIPRSHSTNDFSVLKYSDMFQEINPTEKGPGIYEMFGTPVYSIIRKSTTSIINNQVIHSAPPKRRVCKNSKPNQRIAKGSAKNTKQNLNAKHKKNHTNVKQENVDLKQENVDASQGGEKTAPLFNSDEGQENVIISQHNWHIKTSRNKELFSELNNQEDNGHLSGNSESLHSLPDYEAHLDNQYLSTIMEVSLKQTSDKPDISEDDEAICKESYSTSVNGNLHNNTTDQCKPSMLPKTKSTDYIAADVCELQQHLSKRHGDVKTSEFVECQGTMDASKSTTASSNKLNWDVIEDETESTVLCTDEDQVKATSPIVKTISSPGLNHTSLPVQPLINTWTTEKTCPAHFLECDSQDSLTDELLSCLASALLLEEKNTCANNVEVTKHVLQKEDDSTNSLFQNGNGKMMHEKSLQSAGYTVAKLFKTSSRPNSSLGHSIKSECSSSCEDAIIWTKGNVLGKGAYGTVYCGLTSQGQLIAVKQVSLDATNQIAAEKEYQKLEEEIELLKNLKHVNIVSFLGTNLEANVVSIFMEFVPGGSIAGVISRFGPLPEPVCCTYTKQILKGVDYLHDNRVIHRDIKGNNVMLMPNGVIKLIDFGCAKRMTCVNMSDPHSEMLKSMHGTPYWMAPEVINETGHGKKSDIWSLGCTVFEMASGKPPLAHMDKMAAMFYIGAHRGLMPTLPKEFSENARDFVHICLTSDQHERPSAKQLLQHPFIVKKQKQPLREDKIISGNNFKQQSSGPQEYSVTRKNK, encoded by the exons CACATCTTCTGCATTGGCAAATCCATGGAAAGGACTTGGAGAAAAATTACGTCATTCATCACTTCCAGATGAAACACTACTTGCTTCAATGAAGCGAAGGAGGCCATCTTCATTAAATGTATTTACCAGAAGGAACAAGAAGGTTAAAAATGTGCCCAGTATTGAAGAGACCACTGGAATGCAGGGCTCACAAGCTGAACCAAATATTAGTAACACTGAAATACATCTGGATTCCTCGCAGGACTCTCAAGCTTATATTCGGCAAA GGTTAAAAAAACAAGTGGCAGCAGATTCAAAGAGTAGCAGTGACACACTCAAG ATTTCTTTACCGCAACTGAGCACCAGCAGTACAAAGTCTCCAGCTCCTGTGCGACTTCTCCAATTAGAGGATAAAAGAATGACTGATAAACAAAATGAAAGTGATATCTCCAATACCACTGCAGTAACATTGCCTTCAAAACAATACCCATATTCTTTATTGCCATATGAATCATTCACAAAGGAAAAAGGATTGAATAGACAATCCTTAGCATCAACTCTCAAACAAAAAACTTCAAATGAATCCTCTAGTGCCAGTGCACCCAGCAACCAAAGATCCTTCAATGTGGATGAATGTCCTGAACACACATATGGCCATGAACTAGAGCACTTGGATGTACAGCAATCAGAAACAGGACttgacattgaaaataatgacaaGCTAATTTTATCTCTTCCTATGCCTCTCAGTAATTGTATGAACTGTGTAACTGCTAGTATGAAAATTAACAATGAAGGACTCGGTCAAGAAATGGCTAAATATTTGTGTCCAAAGGATGTCACTCATATAATGCGATCAGAAAATAGTACAGAATGCACTTCAGTAGGATCAGATAAAAAACATAAATGTGAAGAACCTGAAATTGTAGGAAGAAACTTAACAAATGGAGAAGTATTTGATGCTGGTTCCTGCAATGATGATATTGTATTATTGGATGGAATTCTGTGCAGCAAGCTGAATTTAGAGACTAGGAAGCACCTTGTTAAAGAAAATATGAGTACCATTGTTCTTAATTCTGTAGGTGTGGACCCAATTCAAAACACACATTTGCAGAATGCACACAACATGGAAATATTAGCTGATGAGGTCCTTCCAAGCCTTCAGGAGATCATACCGAATGATAATCTGCTTGAAGAAGAAAAAGCAAGAGAAAGTATAAGCCACAAAGGCATAGCTCAAAATCTAGCAGATAATTTTCGACAGAATGCAGCTGTACCAAAACAGATTGTAGGGACAAAATGTACCACTtatataaaagaaaaatacatGGCACATAAGGATATTAACACTGACTTAAAATGTAATTCTGCCATGCATGTCACAATGTCAAAACAATCACCTACCAAAGCACACCATTTCTCAAAAAAAATTCCTGTTAAAGTGAAAAACACCAGTTATAGCATGTCTTACAATGCCAACCATAGCTTCAATATTTTAGCATGGAAAGAGAAAGAGGAAAAGAGCAAGATTAATTGTGCCAATCAAAGGAATATCTCAATTCTAGAAAGAAAAAAATCTAGTTCCAAGTCATTACAGTGCCACCTCATTCCAACACAAAGTTGGACAAAGAAAAGCACACTTGTGCCAACTACTCATTTACTAAAATATAAAAAAGATCTATGCCTTCCTTCACTGGAGAATCCTGATCTGCACCAAGTTTCATCAAAAGTACAAACAAAAGAACAAGGTGGAATTAAGCACCTCTTGAAAAATGGATCAGTTTCTATTGAACAAGATCTTCCACATATCCGCAGAATTTCAGATAGACTTAACAATTCACCAATTCTAAGGATTCCAAGATCACATTCCACTAatgatttctcagtgttgaaataTAGTGATATGTTTCAGGAAATAAATCCAACTGAGAAAGGCCCAGGAATTTATGAAATGTTTGGCACTCCAGTGTATTCTATAATACGAAAGTCCACAACATCTATAATTAATAACCAAGTTATTCATTCTGCACCACCTAAAAGGCGAGTATGCAAGAATTCAAAGCCaaatcaaagaattgcaaaaggtAGTGCAAAGAATACAAAACAAAATCTGAATGCTAAACACAAGAAAAATCACACAAATGTAAAACAGGAGAATGTCGATTTAAAACAGGAGAATGTAGATGCATCAcaaggtggagagaaaacagccCCTTTGTTCAACAGCGATGAAGGACAAGAAAATGTGATCATTTCTCAACACAATTGGCACATAAAAACTTCTAGGAACAAGGAGTTGTTCTCTGAATTAAATAACCAGGAAGATAATGGTCATCTCTCAGGTAACTCTGAGTCCCTTCATTCATTACCAGATTATGAAGCTCACCTAGATAACCAATATTTGTCAACCATTATGGAAGTTTCACTGAAACAAACTTCAGATAAACCTGACATTTCAGAGGACGATGAAGCTATTTGTAAAGAATCATATAGTACTTCTGTTAATGGAAATTTACACAATAATACAACTGATCAGTGTAAGCCCTCAATGCTTCCAAAAACTAAGAGCACCGATTATATTGCTGCTGATGTATGTGAGTTACAACAGCATCTGAGTAAGAGACACGGTGATGTTAAAACAAGTGAATTTGTAGAATGTCAAGGGACTATGGATGCAAGCAAGTCTACAACTGCTTCGTCCAATAAACTTAACTGGGATGTTATAGAGGATGAAACAGAGTCTACTGTCTTATGTACTGATGAAGATCAAGTTAAAGCCACTTCTCCTATCGTAAAAACTATTTCAAGCCCAGGTTTGAATCATACAAGCTTACCAGTTCAACCACTGATTAACACATGGACAACAGAAAAAACATGCCCAGCACATTTCTTAGAATGTGATAGTCAAGACAGTCTTACAGATGAGTTGCTTAGTTGTCTGGCATCAGCATTGTTGCTAGAAGAAAAAAATACTTGTGCCAACAATGTAGAAGTGACCAAACATGTACTACAAAAGGAAGATGATAGCACGAATAGTTTGTTTCAAAATGGAAATGGAAAGATGATGCATGAAAAGAGCCTTCAG AGTGCTGGATATACAGTTGCAAAACTATTTAAGACTTCTAGCAGGCCAAACAGTTCACTTGGTCACTCCATAAAATCTGAATGTAGCTCCAGTTGTGAGGATGCCATCATATGGACCAAAGGCAATGTGCTTGGCAAAGGAGCCTATGGCACA GTGTATTGTGGTCTAACCAGTCAAGGTCAATTGATTGCTGTTAAACAGGTTTCTTTGGATGCAACAAATCAAATTGCAGCAGAAAAGGAATATCAGAAATTAGAAGAGGAAATAGAGCTACTTAAAAACCTAAAACATGTCAACATTGTGAGCTTTCTAGGTACAAACCTAGAAGCTAATGTTGTCAGCATTTTCATGGAGTTTGTTCCTGGTGGTTCCATTGCTGGTGTCATCAGTCGATTTGGGCCATTGCCAGAGCCTGTTTGTTGTACTTATACCAAACAAATTTTAAAAGGAGTGGACTATTTACATGATAACAGGGTGATTCACAGAGATATAAAAGGAAACAATGTCATGCTTATGCCCAATGGTGTGATCAAACTTATTGACTTTGGATGTGCTAAACGCATGACTTGTGTGAATATGAGTGATCCACACAGTGAAATGTTAAAATCAATGCATGGAACTCCTTACTGGATGGCACCTGAAGTGATTAATGAGACTGGACATGGCAAGAAATCTGATATTTGGAGTTTAGGCTGTACGGTGTTTGAAATGGCATCAGGGAAGCCACCTTTGGCTCATATGGACAAAATGGCAGCCATGTTTTACATTGGAGCACATCGAGGTCTGATGCCTACCCTACCTAAGGAGTTCTCCGAGAATGCAAGAGACTTTGTACATATTTGTCTAACAAG TGACCAGCACGAACGCCCTTCAGCAAAACAGCTCCTTCAGCATCCATTCAttgtaaagaaacaaaagcagcCATTACGGGAAGATAAAATTATTAGCGGAAACAATTTCAAGCAGCAAAGCTCTGGACCTCAGGAATATTCTGTAACAAGGAAAAACAAATGA